CGCGCATCGACTCGACCAGGCACGCGGCGACCACGCCGAGCATGCCCACGCCGAGAAGCACCAGACCCGCGGGCCAGGTTGCCAGGTACGCACGCGGCAAGGCGGAACCGGGACCCGGGTCATCGATGACCACAGAATTGACGGTGAGCAGGATGACTCCCGCGATTGTGGCCGTCGTCGCCACGGTGATGGGAAGGATGCCTCGCACCGTCCGCCAAGAGCGGGTTGGCCTACTGTCCAACGGCGAATCCGACCTGGGGCTCAAAAGCCGACAGTGTCGAAGAGGTGCTGTCGAGCGTCCACCGCGGCGTCGACATACCGAGCGTCTTTCTCCCGATCCACTTCTGGATTCGGTAGGTGACGCGAGTACCGACGGCCCATGCCTTGTACGAACTGCCTGCATAGGCCACCGGCGAGGTCCAGCTGACGTTCCCGGTCACCTTCTTGGACTCGTTGACGCCGATGTTCGCTGATACAAAGCCACGCGTAAGACCGAAGGAGGTGTCAACCGAGGTCTCCAGTTCGTAGCCGGCCGACATCGTGCACGTTCCGCGCGATGCTCCCGACTGCACCTTGCAGATGGCGAGCTGAATGGCCTTGTTCGTCCAGTTGTACGTGCGGGACACGTTCACCGCGCTGTACCGGTAGTACGTCACCGACACGGCGGGGTCGGCCACGACCGGGTACTGCACGTCAACGACGGACGTCGTATCGACGATCTGCGTGAGGCGATTCTGCCCCAGCACGAAGTGCGTGGGAATCTGTTTCCCCGACGCGTCCACGGCCCACGGCGCCGCGACGGACGCGGCCTCCTCCCCGGCGGCGTCCAGGAGGCGGACCCCACCATCGGCAGCCGCGACCAGCGAGCCACCGGTGCCCACGGCCACGTCGTAGTCGAAGGAGGTCGGCGCGCCGGCATCGTGCAGCACCGAGAGGATCTGCACGATGCCGTTGGACCGGATGGCCGGGACGATGCGGGAGCCGTCTCCGAGATCGTGCGAGACAGCGCCGGAACCCTCTCGCGCAGGTTCATCCTCGTCGCCGTCACCCCGGGGCAACGTGATCGAGATCTCCGGTCCATTTCCCGACTGCAGGGTCAGGGGCTCCTCTGAGTCCACGGGGATCTCGGCGCGGACATCGCCCACCTGCGCGACGAGATCATCTCCCTGGATCCGAGCCGGCGCGGTGTCCGCGACGATCGCCTCGAGCACGCCGTCCGGCGCCTCGTCGGCGAACGCCGGGGTCATCCCGCCCGCCACGCACACACCGACGAGCACCATCGCTGTCGCCATTCTTCTCATTGCCAAACCCTTCTCTCGGAAAGCGCATGTCTGCATGCCCCAGGAGGAGGCTAGAGAGCAGACCCCCGAGGCACGCGAGCCGTCGCGAATTCCCACCAGGCGGTTCACCCGCACACGACGAGGGGCCGGGCAGTCGCCTGCCCGGCCCCTCGTGGAGAACGTTTACTTCTTGTAGTTCGGCGCTTCGACGACGATCTGCACGTCGTGCGGGTGCGATTCCTTCAGGCCCGCCGAGGTGATGCGGACGAACTTGCCCTTGGTCTTGAGCTCTTCCACGGTGCGTGCGCCGACGTAGAACATGGACTGACGCAGGCCCCCGATGAGCTGGTACGCCACCGCCGACACGGGGCCGCGATACGGCACCTGGCCCTCGATGCCCTCCGGGATGAGCTTGTCATCGCTGGGCACGTCGGCCTGGAAGTAGCGGTCCTTCGAGTACGAGGTCTTCTTGCCGCGCGTCTGCAGCGCACCGAGGGAACCCATCCCGCGGTACTGCTTGAACTGCTTGCCGCCCTGGAAGACGATCTCGCCCGGCGACTCGTCGGTTCCGGCGAGGAGCGAGCCGAGCATGACGGTGTCCGCACCGGCGACGAGCGCCTTCGCGATGTCACCCGAGTACTGCAGACCACCGTCGGCGATCACGGGGACACCGGCGGGGATCGCCGCCTGCGCCGCCTCGTAGATCGCGGTGACCTGCGGCACGCCCACACCGGCGACCACGCGCGTGGTGCAGATGGAGCCCGGCCCGACGCCGACCTTGACGGCATCCACTCCGGCGTCGATGAGCGCCTGCGCGCCCTCGCGCGTCGCGACGTTGCCGCCGATGACATCGATGTGGGCGAACGACTCGTCGGCCTTGAGGCGCGTCACGATATCGATGACGCCGGCGGACTGGCCGTTGGCGGTGTCGACGACCAGGACATCGACACCGGCGTCGCGCAGGGCCTCGGCGCGCTGCCACGCGTCGCCGAAGAAACCGATGGCGGCTCCGACGCGCAGGCGACCCTGGTCGTCCTTGGTCGCGAGGGGGTACTTCTCGCTCTTGTCGAAGTCCTTGATGGTGATGAGGCCCGCCAGCTTGCCGTCGTCGTCGACGAGGGGCAGCTTCTCGACGCGGTGCTTGGCGAACGTCGCGATGACGTCGTTGGCGTGGATGCCGACATGCCCGGTGATCAGACCCTCCTTCGTCATCACGTCCTTGACGAGGGTGGTCTGGCGCTCGAAGCCCGAGACGAAGCGCATGTCGCGGTTCGTGATGATGCCCACGAGGACGCCGTCGGGATCGACGACGGGGAGACCCGAGATGCGGTACTGCGCGCACATCGCGTCGACCTCGGCCACGGTGGCATCCGGGGTCGTCGTGATCGGGTTGGAGACCATGCCGGACTCGCTGCGCTTGACCTGGTCGACGATGCCCGCCTGGTCTTCGATCGAGAGGTTGCGGTGGACGATGCCGATACCGCCCTGGCGCGCGATGGCGATCGCCATGCGGGCTTCGGTGACGGTGTCCATGGCCGAGGAGAGCAGCGGCGTGGCCACCGTGATGCGACGGGTGAGGCGCGACGACGTGTCCGCTTCGCTCGGGATGACGTCGGTGTGCCCGGGAAGGAGCAACACGTCGTCATAGGTCAGTCCGATGAAACCGAAGGGGTCGTGCTGCTCCATGGATCCTCCTGCGCGCGCGGCGCCTGTATATAGATGACGTCGTCGGCCGGGGCGCTTCGCGCTCCGCCTGCGATTCTAAGCGTCGGGAGGCTGTGAATTGTTCCCGCAGCGGCTGACCGGTTCGCGCAGAGTGATGACACGGTTCGCTAACGAGACGGTCGGTGAAACACGTCCGACACATTACGCTCGTAGCGTCGACCGTCGAAGCTGACGGGACGACTTCGTCAGCGCTGCCGAACTGGAGACTCCGTGGGTCATCCCTCCCCCACCGCGATACGATCGCGAACGCTATCCCGCCCCGCTTTGGCCTGGGCACTACTCGCCGCCATCATCACCGTGATGCTCGGGTCAGCATTGTTCGCGGCACCCCCCGCGGCGCATGCGGCCACAACCGCGCCCGTGACCACGCAGACCGAGGCCTGCACCCCCGGACCCGAGACGGGCTGCCTCAACGGCACGCTCGCCGCGGCCGGCGGTGGCGTCACGGTGACGGCCACCGGCCCCGGGGGAACCGCCTCGGCGACCACCGGTGACGACGGAAAGTGGTCGATCGGTTTCTCCGAGCCCGGCGACTACTCCGTCTCGGTCGACCCCGAGACCCTGCCGGACGGCGTCACGCTCAAGAGCGAGGACCCCTCCGTCCGTCCGGTGAACCTCGGCTCCTCGACCGCGGTCCTGATCGGGCTGAACGGCAACGTCGACGGCTCCGCCGCCGGCGACACCCCCGGTGATCAGGCCGCTTCGGCGGGCGGGTTCGACTGGGATCGCCTCGCTCAGCAGGCCGCGTCCGGTCTGCGCCTCGGCCTGCTCCTCGCTCTCGCCGCCGTCGGCCTCTCGCTCATCTACGGCACCACGGGCATCTCCAACTTCGCGCACGGCGAGATGGTGACCCTCGGTGGACTGCTGGCGTACCTCTTCGCCAACGTCCTGGGGCTCAACATCTTCGTGGCGGGCATCATCGTCGTCGTCATCTGCGCCGCCTTCGGCTACTTCCAGGACGTCGGCATCTGGAAGCCGCTCCGCAAACGCCGATTGAGTCTGACGCAGCTCATGATCGTCACGATCGGTATGTCGCTGGCCCTGCAGTACACCTTCCAGTTCTTCATCGGGGCATCGACCGTCCGTATCGTGACGGCCAACCCGATCCCGGTACGGCTCGGTCCCGTCAGCCTCAGCGTCGACTCGCTGGTGGCGATGGCCATCGCCGTCGTCGTGCTCATCGGTGTCGGTCTGTTCCTGCTGAAGACCCGCGTCGGGCGCGCCACGCGCGCCGTCAGTGACAACCCGGCTCTCGCCGCGGCATCCGGAATCAACGTCGACGGCGTCGTGCGTCTGATCTGGACGACCGCTGCCGCGCTGGCGGGTCTGTCGGGCATCCTGCTCGGCCTCGTCCTGAACGGCGTCAACTGGATGACCGGTATGCAGCTCCTGCTCCTGCTGTTCTCGGCCGTCACCCTGGGTGGTCTCGGCACGGCGTTCGGCGCCCTCTTCGGAGCCCTGATCATCGGCATGACCGTGGAGCTGACCAACATCTGGCTGCCCGGCGACTTCAAGTACGCGACCGCGCTCGTGCTCCTCATCCTGCTGCTGCTGGTGAGACCGCAGGGCCTCTTCGGACGCAAGGAACGGGTGGGCTGACCATGATCTTCCTCGATCTTCTGCGCGAGATGGCCTCGACGGCCATCGCCCCCACCACCGCGGCTCTCGCGATCGCCGCGATCGGTCTCAACATCCACTTCGGATACACGGGCCTGCTCAACATGGGCCAGGCCGGCTTCATGCTGCTGGGCGCGTACGGTTTCGCCGTCTCGGTCCAGGCGGGTCTCGGTTTCGTTCCCGCCCTGATCGTCGCCCTGCTGGTGGTGCTGGTCTACAGCTTCATCCTCGGTGTCCCGACCCTGAAGCTCCGCGGCGACTACTTGGCGATCGTGACGATCTCGGCTGCCGAGATCATCCGCATGGTCGGCCGTTCGAGCGTGCTCGGACCGATCACGAACGGCAGCAACGGCATCCCGGGCGACCGCTACCGCGACCCCTTCAACGGCCTGTCGTTCTTCGGTGACGGCCAGACCACCATCCTGTGGTGGACGTACGACAACACCGGCGTCAGCGGCTGGTGGGTGCGCGCCGTGGCGTGGGCCGTCGTGGCCGTCCTCCTGGTTCTCGTCTGGTTGCTCATCCGCAGCCCGTGGGGCCGCGTGCTCAAGGGAATCCGCGAAGACGAGGATGCCGTCCGCAGCCTCGGCAAGAGCGCGTTCTCGTTCAAGATGCAGGCGCTCATCCTCGGTGGGCTGATCGGCGGTATCGCGGGCATCGTCTACGTGATGCCGAGCTCCGTGCAACCGGACGCCCTCGGCCGATCGATGACGTTCTTCATCTGGACGGCACTGCTCCTCGGCGGCGCCGCGACCATCTTCGGTCCGGTGCTCGGCGCCATCCTGTTCTTCGTCGTGCGCATCTTCATCCAGGGCGTCACGCGGCTGATCGTGCCCGAGGGGGTGTGGTCGGGCCAGCAGACCGAGCAGTTCTCGTGGATCCTCATCGGTATCGCTCTGATGCTGCTCGTGATCTTCCGGCCGCAAGGAATCCTCGGCAACAAGAAGGAGCTGAGCTTCAATGTCTGAGCCGACAGCAGCGACCGTCCGCACGCGCGAAGCACTCGCGGGGGTCCCCCACGAGCCCGGGGCGAGCAAGCCCGACCCGATCCTCGTCGTCGACAACATCGTCCGCCGCTTCGGCGGCATGACCGCCGTCGACGTGCAGCACCTCGAGGTGCAGCGCGGAGGCATCACGGCGCTCATCGGCCCGAACGGTGCGGGGAAGACGACGTTCTTCAACCTCATCACCGGGTTCGACAAGCCGACGTCGGCCAAGCGTCTCATCGGTGGGCCGCCGGCGGACCGCGTGGCGCGATGGTCGTTCGACGGACGCACCCTGGGCGACACCGCGGCATCCAAGGTGGCCCGGATGGGGATGGTCCGCACCTTCCAGCTCACGAAGGCGCTGTCGCGCATGACGGTGATGGAGAACATGCTGCTCGGGGCCAACCAGCAGCCGGGCGAGAACATGGCCGTCGCTCTCATCCGCCCGCTCTGGAAGGCGCGCGAGCAGGAGATCACGGCGAAGGCGGAGGAGCTCCTCGAGCGCTTCAAGCTGTACGAGAAGCGCGAAGACCTCGCCGGCTCTCTGTCGGGCGGCCAGAAGAAGCTGCTCGAGATGGCTCGCGCGCTCATGAGCGACCCGAAGATGATCATGCTCGACGAGCCCATGGCCGGAGTGAACCCCGCGCTGACGCAGTCACTGCTCGGGCACATCCAGGCTCTCCGCGATGACGGCACCACGGTGCTGTTCGTCGAGCACGACATGCACATGGTCCGCCACATCTCGGACTGGGTCGTCGTCATGGCGCAGGGCACGATCGTCGCCGAGGGCACCGCCGGCGAGGTGATGTCCCAGCAGGCCGTCGTCGACGCTTACCTGGGCGCGCACCACGACACCGACCTGGGCGACGACGCGCTCCTCACCGACACCACGGCGATCGCTCTGGCGGAAGAAGCCGCCGCGGCCGACGCACAGGAAGAGGCTCGCGTCGACGAGGCCCTCGGAAAGGAGACGCGCTCATGAGCACGTCCACCGACTCTCAGCCCGTCCTCGTCGCGAAGGATCTGCACGCGGGGTACCTCCCCGGCATCAACATCCTGAACGGCGTGAACATCGTCGCCCACCCGGGCGAGCTGATCGGGATCATCGGGCCCAACGGTGCCGGAAAGTCGACCTTCCTCAAGGCCGTCTTCGGGCAGGTGAACAT
This portion of the Microbacterium testaceum StLB037 genome encodes:
- the guaB gene encoding IMP dehydrogenase, encoding MEQHDPFGFIGLTYDDVLLLPGHTDVIPSEADTSSRLTRRITVATPLLSSAMDTVTEARMAIAIARQGGIGIVHRNLSIEDQAGIVDQVKRSESGMVSNPITTTPDATVAEVDAMCAQYRISGLPVVDPDGVLVGIITNRDMRFVSGFERQTTLVKDVMTKEGLITGHVGIHANDVIATFAKHRVEKLPLVDDDGKLAGLITIKDFDKSEKYPLATKDDQGRLRVGAAIGFFGDAWQRAEALRDAGVDVLVVDTANGQSAGVIDIVTRLKADESFAHIDVIGGNVATREGAQALIDAGVDAVKVGVGPGSICTTRVVAGVGVPQVTAIYEAAQAAIPAGVPVIADGGLQYSGDIAKALVAGADTVMLGSLLAGTDESPGEIVFQGGKQFKQYRGMGSLGALQTRGKKTSYSKDRYFQADVPSDDKLIPEGIEGQVPYRGPVSAVAYQLIGGLRQSMFYVGARTVEELKTKGKFVRITSAGLKESHPHDVQIVVEAPNYKK
- a CDS encoding branched-chain amino acid ABC transporter permease; this translates as MTTQTEACTPGPETGCLNGTLAAAGGGVTVTATGPGGTASATTGDDGKWSIGFSEPGDYSVSVDPETLPDGVTLKSEDPSVRPVNLGSSTAVLIGLNGNVDGSAAGDTPGDQAASAGGFDWDRLAQQAASGLRLGLLLALAAVGLSLIYGTTGISNFAHGEMVTLGGLLAYLFANVLGLNIFVAGIIVVVICAAFGYFQDVGIWKPLRKRRLSLTQLMIVTIGMSLALQYTFQFFIGASTVRIVTANPIPVRLGPVSLSVDSLVAMAIAVVVLIGVGLFLLKTRVGRATRAVSDNPALAAASGINVDGVVRLIWTTAAALAGLSGILLGLVLNGVNWMTGMQLLLLLFSAVTLGGLGTAFGALFGALIIGMTVELTNIWLPGDFKYATALVLLILLLLVRPQGLFGRKERVG
- a CDS encoding branched-chain amino acid ABC transporter permease, with translation MIFLDLLREMASTAIAPTTAALAIAAIGLNIHFGYTGLLNMGQAGFMLLGAYGFAVSVQAGLGFVPALIVALLVVLVYSFILGVPTLKLRGDYLAIVTISAAEIIRMVGRSSVLGPITNGSNGIPGDRYRDPFNGLSFFGDGQTTILWWTYDNTGVSGWWVRAVAWAVVAVLLVLVWLLIRSPWGRVLKGIREDEDAVRSLGKSAFSFKMQALILGGLIGGIAGIVYVMPSSVQPDALGRSMTFFIWTALLLGGAATIFGPVLGAILFFVVRIFIQGVTRLIVPEGVWSGQQTEQFSWILIGIALMLLVIFRPQGILGNKKELSFNV
- a CDS encoding ABC transporter ATP-binding protein, with protein sequence MSEPTAATVRTREALAGVPHEPGASKPDPILVVDNIVRRFGGMTAVDVQHLEVQRGGITALIGPNGAGKTTFFNLITGFDKPTSAKRLIGGPPADRVARWSFDGRTLGDTAASKVARMGMVRTFQLTKALSRMTVMENMLLGANQQPGENMAVALIRPLWKAREQEITAKAEELLERFKLYEKREDLAGSLSGGQKKLLEMARALMSDPKMIMLDEPMAGVNPALTQSLLGHIQALRDDGTTVLFVEHDMHMVRHISDWVVVMAQGTIVAEGTAGEVMSQQAVVDAYLGAHHDTDLGDDALLTDTTAIALAEEAAAADAQEEARVDEALGKETRS